Proteins encoded by one window of Sulfurospirillum barnesii SES-3:
- a CDS encoding aldo/keto reductase family protein: MQDILLTSGNTMPIFGLGTADPMHDVKPPKWVKGRWTNALYHRTLFRFLWIMRGFKMAFLIKNAIKSGYRMIDTSSTYRNGFYISLGIKMSKIKREDLFIITRISNKEQWNSSVRESVDKSLRELNIDYIDLFMFHWPVSDQFLDTWKQMEEVYKEGLVKSIGVANCHEHHLEDILKIATVIPSVNEFEIHPLMTQKKLVQFCKSKDIVPMAYTPIGRVHPKIVKNQDLIAIAKKYNKSVPQIVLRWHTQKGIPAIPRSMNKTNIEKNIDIFNFELDKSEIMRIDDIDENMRLRYDPDNCDFTKL, translated from the coding sequence ATGCAAGATATATTATTAACTAGTGGAAATACAATGCCTATTTTTGGACTAGGAACAGCTGACCCTATGCATGATGTAAAGCCCCCCAAATGGGTAAAAGGAAGATGGACCAATGCACTGTATCATAGGACACTTTTTAGATTTTTATGGATAATGAGAGGCTTTAAAATGGCTTTTTTAATAAAAAATGCTATAAAGTCTGGATATCGTATGATAGATACATCTTCTACTTATAGAAATGGTTTTTATATCAGTCTTGGTATCAAAATGAGTAAGATAAAAAGAGAAGACTTATTTATCATTACACGAATTAGCAATAAAGAGCAATGGAATAGCTCAGTTAGAGAATCTGTAGATAAATCTTTGCGTGAATTAAACATAGACTATATAGACCTTTTTATGTTTCATTGGCCAGTTTCTGACCAGTTTTTAGACACTTGGAAGCAGATGGAAGAAGTTTACAAAGAAGGTTTAGTTAAGTCAATTGGTGTGGCAAACTGTCACGAGCACCATCTTGAGGATATTTTAAAAATTGCTACGGTGATACCATCTGTCAATGAGTTTGAAATACATCCTTTGATGACGCAAAAAAAACTAGTACAGTTTTGTAAATCAAAAGATATAGTGCCAATGGCATATACTCCAATAGGTAGAGTGCATCCTAAAATTGTTAAAAATCAGGATTTAATAGCAATTGCCAAAAAGTATAATAAATCTGTGCCACAGATAGTTTTAAGATGGCATACCCAAAAAGGAATTCCTGCAATTCCACGATCTATGAATAAAACTAATATAGAAAAAAATATTGATATATTTAATTTTGAACTAGATAAAAGTGAGATTATGAGAATAGATGATATTGATGAAAATATGAGGTTAAGATATGACCCAGATAATTGCGATTTTACAAAGTTATAG
- a CDS encoding acyltransferase → MIWDKMIKFLKGLKLLYKNMGFSITTWYKFFWINFFRKNSFTNFKKSNLIIPTKYCVFDIHPEAKIEVCGLVTVGYSKVKGSKLETRIRLEKNTLFAINDKFTMYAGADMQVFEGGCLIFKGGPAAGCNIHCQIVCADKITIGKSTLIGRNVVIRDYDAHYIIDDNFKIKEPIVIGDHCWITEGVLISKGVTIGDGSIVGARSWVIRNIPEKTLVAGNPAMPIQKNIEWKV, encoded by the coding sequence ATGATTTGGGATAAAATGATCAAATTTTTAAAAGGTTTAAAGTTGCTCTATAAAAACATGGGGTTTTCAATAACGACATGGTATAAGTTTTTTTGGATTAATTTTTTTAGAAAAAATAGCTTTACAAACTTTAAAAAAAGCAATCTAATTATACCTACAAAATATTGCGTTTTTGATATACATCCAGAAGCCAAAATTGAAGTTTGTGGCTTGGTTACAGTAGGGTATTCAAAAGTAAAAGGCTCTAAACTTGAAACACGAATTAGACTAGAAAAAAATACACTTTTTGCGATAAACGATAAATTTACAATGTATGCAGGTGCAGATATGCAAGTTTTTGAGGGTGGATGTTTAATTTTTAAAGGTGGTCCAGCCGCTGGATGTAACATACACTGTCAAATTGTTTGTGCAGATAAAATTACTATTGGTAAAAGTACTTTGATAGGTAGAAATGTAGTTATCCGAGATTATGATGCTCACTATATAATTGATGATAATTTTAAAATTAAAGAGCCAATTGTAATAGGGGATCACTGCTGGATTACGGAAGGTGTATTGATTTCAAAGGGTGTAACAATAGGCGATGGTTCAATAGTAGGTGCTAGGTCTTGGGTAATAAGAAATATTCCCGAAAAAACACTTGTAGCAGGTAACCCAGCGATGCCTATACAAAAAAATATAGAGTGGAAAGTTTAA
- a CDS encoding Coenzyme F420 hydrogenase/dehydrogenase, beta subunit C-terminal domain, with protein MPINIIDKKECNGCNACFDACSDAQAIRFEIDKEGFWYPKVDLDKCTDCGVCEKVCPELNADSPKLKVGKEPIVYAARHKDKEVIKDSTSGGVFTAFAELFYQMGGYVGGAVYDNDFNIKHIVTNDVNDLPKLRSSKYAQSDLTGFHASVKALLRKGEKVLVCGTPCQMAGLRMFLRKPYENLLILDFICRGINSPKVYQKHLNSLEKKFGSKINYLKAKNKELGWRSLTFKATFENGEAYYAKGRDDNYTRGYLQTGNITRVSCFDCKFKKNPRIADITMGDFWGVEKVAPELDDNLGTSLIMCNTDQGMNYFQALDNIDFKKVTIEDIIPGNRSLYQSVSESTENREYFFEDLDRYDFDYVTNKYFPKKKLSLKQKIRKIARNIVKPGASKYDLG; from the coding sequence ATGCCAATAAATATTATCGATAAAAAAGAGTGCAATGGATGTAATGCTTGTTTTGATGCATGCAGTGATGCTCAGGCGATTCGATTTGAGATAGATAAAGAGGGTTTTTGGTATCCCAAAGTTGATTTAGATAAGTGTACTGATTGTGGGGTTTGTGAAAAAGTTTGTCCAGAGCTGAATGCTGATTCTCCTAAGCTAAAAGTTGGGAAAGAGCCTATAGTATATGCCGCAAGACACAAAGACAAAGAAGTTATTAAAGATAGTACAAGCGGAGGTGTCTTTACAGCATTTGCTGAATTATTTTATCAAATGGGAGGGTATGTTGGGGGAGCAGTATATGATAATGATTTTAATATCAAACATATTGTTACAAATGACGTCAATGATTTACCAAAACTAAGAAGCTCAAAATATGCACAAAGTGATTTAACAGGTTTTCATGCATCTGTCAAAGCACTTTTAAGAAAAGGTGAAAAAGTTCTTGTGTGTGGTACCCCTTGCCAAATGGCAGGACTTAGAATGTTTTTACGAAAGCCATATGAAAACTTACTTATTTTAGATTTTATTTGTAGAGGCATCAACTCTCCAAAAGTTTATCAAAAACACTTAAATAGTTTAGAAAAAAAGTTTGGATCAAAAATCAATTATTTAAAAGCGAAAAACAAAGAATTAGGATGGAGAAGCTTAACTTTTAAAGCAACTTTTGAAAATGGTGAAGCCTATTATGCAAAAGGTAGAGATGACAACTATACAAGAGGATATCTTCAAACGGGCAATATCACACGAGTATCATGTTTTGATTGTAAATTCAAAAAAAATCCACGAATAGCAGATATTACGATGGGAGATTTTTGGGGTGTAGAAAAAGTTGCACCTGAACTAGATGATAACTTGGGAACTTCACTAATAATGTGTAATACAGATCAAGGAATGAATTATTTTCAAGCACTTGATAATATTGACTTTAAGAAAGTAACCATAGAAGACATAATTCCAGGCAATAGAAGCTTATATCAGTCAGTAAGTGAATCTACAGAAAACAGAGAATATTTTTTTGAAGATTTGGACAGATATGACTTTGACTATGTTACAAACAAATACTTTCCAAAGAAAAAGCTGAGTTTAAAGCAAAAAATTAGAAAGATAGCAAGAAATATTGTAAAGCCAGGAGCCAGTAAGTATGATTTGGGATAA
- a CDS encoding ketoacyl-ACP synthase III, whose amino-acid sequence MIDVFIKAQSYYLPKKVLTNEELIKEFPKWTVEKVSKKVGINSRHIADKNETVGDMAYQASEKLFSENNIDKSEIDFILLCTQTPDYFLPTTACTLQSRLGLSTSCGALDFNLGCSGYVYGLSLAKGLINGNMAKNVLLITSEAYSKHMHSKDKKNRTIFGDAATATIVSTTGNLKIGNFSFGTDGRGSENLIVKTGAFKFHDMMDFDENEAIEKDHFPNNLYMNGAEVFKFSMDTVPKLVKDTLEKNALSKDDIDQFIFHQANKFMLDTLKTISKISNEKFIYSIDDVGNTVSSTIPIALNRAIKENKVNKKDKVLLAGFGVGYSWAGCVLECQ is encoded by the coding sequence ATGATAGATGTTTTTATAAAAGCTCAAAGCTATTATCTTCCTAAAAAAGTATTAACAAATGAAGAATTGATAAAAGAGTTTCCAAAATGGACAGTTGAAAAAGTTTCAAAAAAAGTTGGTATAAATTCTCGGCATATTGCTGATAAAAATGAAACAGTAGGAGATATGGCATATCAAGCAAGTGAAAAGCTTTTCTCAGAAAATAATATTGATAAGTCAGAAATCGATTTTATTCTGCTATGTACTCAAACACCAGATTATTTTTTACCTACAACAGCATGTACATTGCAATCAAGATTGGGACTATCAACAAGTTGTGGGGCATTAGACTTTAATTTAGGTTGTTCTGGGTATGTTTATGGATTATCATTAGCTAAAGGTTTAATAAACGGGAATATGGCTAAAAATGTTCTACTTATAACTTCTGAAGCCTATAGTAAGCATATGCACAGTAAAGATAAAAAAAATAGAACTATTTTCGGAGATGCAGCAACTGCAACAATAGTTTCTACAACTGGAAACTTAAAAATTGGAAATTTTAGTTTTGGAACAGATGGACGAGGTTCAGAAAATCTAATAGTTAAGACAGGTGCATTTAAATTTCATGATATGATGGATTTTGATGAGAATGAAGCTATAGAAAAAGATCATTTTCCAAATAATTTATATATGAATGGTGCGGAAGTTTTTAAGTTTAGTATGGACACTGTTCCTAAGCTTGTAAAAGATACTCTTGAAAAAAATGCTTTATCAAAAGATGACATCGATCAGTTTATTTTTCATCAAGCAAATAAGTTTATGCTAGACACACTAAAAACAATATCAAAAATTTCAAATGAGAAATTTATATATAGTATAGATGATGTAGGTAATACAGTGTCCTCGACTATTCCGATTGCTTTAAATAGAGCTATAAAAGAAAATAAAGTTAATAAAAAAGATAAGGTCTTACTAGCAGGATTTGGTGTTGGCTATTCGTGGGCTGGTTGTGTATTGGAATGTCAATAA
- a CDS encoding acyl carrier protein codes for MENNQKFIELIAGCLEDISVESISMETNLDDLEGFDSLATLSMSAAINIEYGVNLSGLDINECETIGEVFDLVQKGL; via the coding sequence ATGGAAAATAATCAAAAATTTATAGAGTTAATAGCAGGTTGTTTAGAAGATATATCAGTAGAAAGTATTAGTATGGAAACAAACTTAGACGATTTAGAAGGTTTTGATTCCTTGGCTACTTTATCTATGTCAGCAGCTATCAATATTGAATACGGTGTCAACCTATCTGGGTTAGATATAAATGAATGTGAAACTATTGGTGAAGTATTTGATTTGGTACAAAAAGGTTTATAA
- a CDS encoding oligosaccharide flippase family protein, with product MTQNYKRIARNTMFLYFRMIIIMAVSLYTTRIVLITLGVTDFGIYNVVASFVVMLAFLNSALTSATQRFITFELGKLGAQELQKVFSISMIIHIGLALVVFILAEIIGLWFLNNKLNIPVDRIEAAFWVFQFAVLSTMVNIIKVPYHAMVIAHEKMSFFAYMSILEALLRLAAVYLLVIIVFDKLVAYAAFTAFVVLMILGFYYFYNKKYYKAETTFSLTWDKPLAKEMLSFSGWSLFGSLAWMLMNHGINIMLNIFFGPAVNSARGISMQVNMAIGSLINSFRMAVDPQIVKMHSGENSEGMKHLSLLSARYTFYLALLLILPLYLEIETILNIWLVEVPEWTVEFCKLMLIFSLIQTFDMSFGTIFKALGNIKENQILGGVTYLLVLPMGYISYKFYDLEPTAILYIQIVAVIVVAFVVKVYLLNKLTDISFDEYWHDFLLPVLKVMSIVMVLSDIIVLTVMNPFVIIILSIIGVLLSIYYFDMSKSMRNKILIYITNYVGK from the coding sequence ATGACCCAGAACTACAAACGAATAGCTAGAAATACAATGTTCCTTTACTTCCGCATGATAATTATCATGGCGGTGAGTTTATACACCACTAGAATAGTTCTGATTACTCTAGGGGTTACTGATTTTGGTATATATAATGTAGTAGCTAGTTTTGTAGTTATGCTCGCATTTTTAAATTCTGCTCTTACCTCCGCCACACAAAGATTTATAACTTTTGAATTAGGTAAGCTTGGAGCCCAAGAGTTACAAAAAGTATTTTCTATTTCCATGATTATTCATATTGGGCTAGCATTAGTTGTTTTTATTTTAGCCGAGATTATAGGTCTTTGGTTTTTAAACAACAAGCTCAATATTCCAGTCGATAGAATAGAGGCAGCTTTTTGGGTGTTTCAATTTGCAGTATTAAGCACTATGGTAAATATCATAAAAGTGCCTTATCATGCAATGGTGATTGCTCATGAAAAGATGAGCTTTTTTGCATATATGAGCATACTAGAAGCACTTTTGAGACTTGCAGCAGTCTATCTTTTGGTAATAATTGTTTTTGATAAGCTGGTTGCTTATGCAGCTTTTACAGCGTTTGTGGTATTGATGATTTTAGGATTTTACTATTTCTATAATAAAAAGTATTACAAGGCAGAAACAACTTTTAGTCTCACATGGGACAAGCCACTTGCAAAAGAGATGCTTTCTTTTAGCGGATGGAGTTTGTTTGGAAGTCTAGCCTGGATGCTTATGAATCATGGCATAAATATCATGCTAAATATTTTTTTTGGTCCAGCAGTGAATTCCGCTAGGGGTATCTCCATGCAAGTAAATATGGCTATTGGCTCACTAATAAATAGTTTTAGAATGGCAGTAGATCCACAGATAGTGAAAATGCATAGTGGTGAAAATAGTGAGGGAATGAAGCATCTCTCACTATTGAGTGCAAGATATACATTTTATTTAGCTTTACTGCTGATCCTTCCTTTGTATTTAGAGATAGAAACAATCTTAAATATTTGGCTTGTAGAGGTGCCAGAATGGACTGTGGAGTTTTGTAAATTGATGTTGATATTTTCACTTATACAAACTTTTGATATGTCATTCGGAACAATATTTAAAGCACTTGGCAACATAAAAGAAAACCAGATATTAGGAGGTGTTACATATTTACTAGTCTTACCAATGGGATATATAAGTTACAAATTTTATGATTTAGAACCAACTGCTATTCTCTATATTCAAATAGTTGCAGTTATAGTAGTGGCTTTTGTTGTAAAAGTATATTTACTTAACAAGCTTACGGATATTTCATTTGATGAATATTGGCATGATTTTTTATTACCTGTATTAAAAGTTATGAGTATTGTAATGGTATTGAGTGATATTATTGTGCTAACAGTAATGAACCCTTTTGTTATAATTATACTTAGTATAATAGGTGTTTTATTGAGTATATATTACTTTGACATGAGTAAATCTATGCGAAATAAAATTCTTATTTATATTACTAATTATGTTGGTAAATAA
- a CDS encoding acyltransferase, which translates to MKLSYERIKYFDMLRGTAIIFVVIIHSSNKGFQFSSDSFNFNFTVLTRQLINIAVPLFLAISGYFLVQKNISRWGEYFSFIKKQIPKIYIPFLFWSSVFLILEVLIFNQSIASELFKLVVFQSSGPYYFIALIIQYYILLPILKKLANFRGLIISLLISFAVVGITFYIRNYMGIKLPLILYAGNFPVLLVFFVLGLYLGSIKKISISNKLLITLVVTFYILSCLESYFLFSLFRNGGLAATAMKPSSFMFSFFLIILLFKNIDFFKSRTLEYLGKISFGIYLIHVLLLKIIPPLIVKIVPSLIENQLVYQSLLASSVLSFCVLIILISRKIFPKKIIEVLGFK; encoded by the coding sequence ATGAAGTTAAGTTATGAAAGAATTAAATATTTTGATATGTTAAGAGGAACTGCAATTATTTTCGTTGTGATAATACACTCATCAAATAAGGGATTTCAATTTTCAAGTGATAGCTTTAATTTTAACTTCACAGTATTAACTAGACAATTAATAAATATAGCTGTTCCTTTATTCCTTGCAATTTCAGGTTATTTTTTAGTTCAAAAAAATATATCCAGATGGGGTGAATACTTTAGTTTTATCAAAAAGCAAATTCCAAAAATATACATCCCTTTTTTATTTTGGTCTAGTGTATTTTTAATATTAGAAGTTTTGATTTTTAATCAATCAATTGCAAGTGAACTATTTAAATTAGTGGTTTTTCAATCGTCCGGACCTTATTATTTCATAGCTCTAATTATTCAATACTATATTTTATTGCCAATACTAAAAAAGCTTGCAAACTTTAGAGGATTGATTATTAGCTTACTTATAAGTTTTGCTGTAGTAGGTATTACATTTTATATTAGAAATTATATGGGCATAAAACTACCACTAATACTTTATGCAGGAAATTTTCCTGTTTTATTAGTATTTTTTGTTCTTGGTTTATATCTTGGGTCAATAAAAAAAATTTCTATAAGCAATAAACTACTTATTACTTTAGTGGTAACTTTTTATATATTATCTTGCCTTGAATCATACTTTTTATTTTCACTTTTTAGAAATGGAGGACTTGCTGCTACGGCTATGAAACCTTCGTCTTTTATGTTTTCATTTTTTTTGATTATCTTACTTTTTAAAAATATTGATTTTTTTAAATCTAGAACACTAGAATATCTAGGAAAAATATCTTTTGGAATATATTTAATACATGTTTTATTATTAAAAATTATCCCCCCCCTTATCGTAAAAATTGTACCATCTCTAATAGAAAATCAACTAGTTTATCAATCCCTATTAGCTTCATCCGTCTTAAGCTTTTGTGTTTTAATCATTTTAATTTCAAGAAAAATTTTTCCAAAAAAGATTATAGAAGTATTAGGTTTTAAATAA
- a CDS encoding glycosyltransferase family 4 protein has protein sequence MALIDIPLSVMLCCVLLLSFTLNLILIRFQNRLPLLDIPNERSSHTKITPRSGGIALFASFLVGIFCSGYIDSLLFLIPVSFVFFVGLYDDMRPLSSKLKLFLTALPAVGLFHMGFSLEHFGTFFGKEIVLSYGFALLFFSFAISGFVSSLNLIDGLDGLASVVSLAILLPFAYMGYKYTDLFLFSITLMLMSSIFGFLLLNWHPSKIFMGDSGSMFLGFMIAIIVVYAIKKEYITAISALFLAGVPILDTLIVMLRRFLQGVHPFKADKTHMHHLILNYHKSIPRTVFILGLLQILFSYIGLGFKVRDDIFIFVLYALVFVLVYSLLTISDKGYKENV, from the coding sequence ATGGCTCTTATCGATATACCTTTAAGTGTTATGCTTTGCTGTGTTTTACTACTCTCCTTTACCCTCAATCTTATTCTTATTCGCTTTCAAAATCGTTTACCGCTATTGGACATTCCAAATGAACGAAGCTCTCATACAAAAATAACACCACGAAGTGGTGGCATTGCTTTATTTGCATCTTTTCTGGTAGGCATCTTTTGCTCAGGTTATATTGATTCTTTGCTTTTTTTGATTCCTGTGAGTTTTGTGTTTTTTGTTGGATTGTACGATGACATGCGACCACTTTCTTCTAAACTCAAACTTTTTTTAACGGCACTTCCCGCGGTAGGTCTTTTTCACATGGGTTTTAGTTTGGAACACTTTGGCACATTTTTTGGCAAAGAGATTGTTTTAAGTTATGGCTTTGCTTTGCTGTTTTTTTCATTTGCAATATCAGGTTTTGTAAGTTCATTGAATTTGATTGATGGTCTTGATGGATTAGCATCAGTTGTTTCTTTAGCAATTTTATTACCCTTTGCTTATATGGGATATAAATACACCGATTTATTTTTATTTTCAATAACATTGATGCTTATGAGCAGTATTTTCGGATTTTTGCTGCTTAATTGGCATCCTTCAAAAATTTTTATGGGTGATAGCGGTAGTATGTTTTTAGGTTTTATGATCGCAATCATTGTTGTTTATGCTATTAAAAAAGAGTACATCACAGCTATTTCAGCACTCTTCTTAGCAGGGGTTCCTATTTTAGACACATTAATCGTGATGCTCCGTCGTTTTTTACAAGGAGTACATCCCTTTAAGGCTGATAAAACGCATATGCATCATCTTATTTTAAACTACCACAAAAGTATTCCTAGAACAGTTTTTATTTTAGGTTTATTACAAATTTTGTTTTCGTATATTGGGTTAGGATTTAAAGTAAGAGATGATATTTTTATTTTTGTATTGTATGCGCTCGTTTTTGTTTTGGTCTATTCGCTTTTGACAATATCAGATAAGGGCTATAAAGAGAATGTATAA
- a CDS encoding glycosyltransferase family 4 protein, producing the protein MKTVAIVLNTAWNMYNFRLNLARALKNEGYKVVCVAPYDALYTPQIEKEFPFYAIPFDAKGINPFADLKTMWLLYRLFRKLKPDVVLNYTIKPNLYGTWVASLVGAKSINNISGLGTVFIHRSLLTSLVKLLYRFTLHVTCKVFFQNKDDFTLFCSEKLVNPLRAEVISGSGVDLKRFYPQLAHKQHEKIIFLLVARMLKDKGIYEFIEASQKLYLLNSAIECWLLGACDVHNKTAISKEEIETLCARVPLRYLGTSDSVEAVIGKADCVVLPSYREGTPRSLLEAAAMAKPIITTDAVGCKDVVEDGITGFLCQRNDSDDLMKKMAQMASLSNEQRIHMGKMGHEKIKKEYDEVIVIKCYLKAIKELLFYN; encoded by the coding sequence GTGAAAACGGTTGCAATCGTTTTAAACACGGCATGGAACATGTACAATTTTAGACTCAATCTTGCACGTGCTCTAAAAAATGAGGGCTATAAGGTGGTGTGTGTAGCACCCTATGATGCTTTGTATACACCACAAATAGAAAAAGAGTTTCCTTTTTATGCCATTCCTTTTGACGCCAAAGGAATAAACCCTTTTGCTGATTTGAAAACCATGTGGCTTTTGTATCGGTTATTTCGAAAACTAAAGCCAGATGTGGTTTTAAATTACACGATTAAACCCAACCTTTATGGTACGTGGGTCGCATCTTTGGTTGGAGCTAAAAGTATTAATAACATTTCAGGACTTGGAACGGTTTTTATTCATCGTTCTTTGCTTACATCTCTTGTGAAATTACTGTATCGGTTCACATTGCACGTTACATGTAAAGTTTTTTTTCAAAATAAAGATGATTTCACTCTGTTTTGTTCTGAAAAACTTGTCAATCCTTTACGTGCAGAGGTTATCTCTGGAAGTGGCGTTGATTTGAAACGTTTTTATCCACAGCTTGCACATAAGCAGCATGAAAAAATTATTTTTTTATTGGTCGCTCGTATGTTAAAAGACAAAGGTATTTATGAATTTATTGAGGCGAGTCAAAAGCTTTATCTTTTAAACTCCGCTATTGAGTGTTGGTTGCTAGGTGCGTGTGATGTTCATAACAAAACAGCAATTTCTAAAGAAGAGATAGAAACCTTGTGTGCTAGGGTTCCTTTACGCTATTTGGGGACGAGTGATTCCGTTGAAGCGGTCATTGGAAAAGCAGATTGTGTGGTATTGCCTAGTTATCGTGAGGGAACGCCTCGCAGTTTATTGGAAGCCGCTGCTATGGCAAAGCCTATTATCACTACCGATGCTGTTGGATGTAAAGACGTTGTTGAGGATGGCATCACAGGGTTTTTATGTCAGCGCAATGATAGCGACGACTTGATGAAAAAAATGGCACAAATGGCTTCTTTATCTAATGAACAAAGAATCCATATGGGGAAAATGGGACACGAAAAAATAAAAAAAGAGTATGATGAGGTTATTGTGATTAAGTGCTATTTAAAGGCTATTAAAGAGCTTTTATTTTATAATTAA
- the asnB gene encoding asparagine synthase (glutamine-hydrolyzing), with amino-acid sequence MCGIVGFWGGDFTQSDAHVLLQAMASQLRHRGPDDAGVWFDAHSQIGLGHRRLSILDLSLAGHQPMHSRSNRYILVFNGEIYNHLVLRDELNQKVSIEWNGHSDTQTLLECFEVWGIEKTLQKTEGMFALALWDKHTQTLTLARDRMGEKPLYYGWSGKCFLFASELKGLKPHPNFNATLNKGAIALLLRHNYIPTPYSIYEHVNKLEQGCYLTIFKDGGEIKKTYWSLQESISTAKQKPFQGSFLEAKESLDFVLKKSIGSEMLSDVPLGAFLSGGVDSSIVVSLMQAQSMQKIKTFSIGFEEERFNEAPFAKAIAEHLGTDHTELYVSSKDALNVIPTLTTLYDEPFADSSQIPTFLVAQLAKTKVSVALSGDGADELFGGYNRYTMTHNLWNKIIKMPLFTRKIVAKGLDVLPLELLNAVSLKSYAHLGDKMRKGTQLLTCKTMEELYLKLVSHELFPEKMLLNVQEPKTVLNSKQTHFHTLGRIETMMAYDAISYLPDDILVKVDRAAMAVSLETRVPFLNHNVVEFAWSLPFGMKFHQGEGKYILKELLYDYVPKKLIDRPKMGFGIPLEHWLRNELKEWAEELLDERRLREEGFFNVPLVRKRWHEHLTCKQNWAYHLWDILMFQAWLDAQ; translated from the coding sequence ATGTGCGGAATAGTGGGTTTTTGGGGTGGAGATTTCACACAGAGTGATGCACACGTTCTCTTGCAGGCAATGGCATCTCAATTACGTCATCGAGGACCTGATGATGCTGGGGTTTGGTTTGATGCACATTCACAAATTGGTTTAGGGCACCGTAGGCTTTCGATTCTTGATCTCTCTTTGGCAGGGCATCAACCCATGCACTCTCGCTCAAATCGGTATATTTTAGTCTTTAACGGAGAGATTTATAATCATCTTGTATTGAGAGATGAGCTGAATCAAAAGGTTAGCATTGAATGGAATGGGCACAGTGATACCCAAACACTTTTGGAATGTTTTGAGGTATGGGGAATTGAGAAAACCTTGCAAAAAACAGAAGGAATGTTTGCCTTGGCATTGTGGGATAAGCATACACAAACTCTTACCTTAGCACGAGACCGTATGGGTGAAAAGCCACTTTATTATGGGTGGAGTGGAAAGTGTTTTCTCTTCGCCTCAGAGTTAAAAGGGCTCAAGCCTCATCCAAATTTCAATGCAACACTCAATAAAGGAGCTATCGCTCTTTTATTACGTCACAACTATATTCCAACCCCTTATTCTATTTATGAGCATGTAAATAAATTAGAACAAGGTTGTTATTTAACTATTTTTAAAGATGGTGGTGAAATTAAAAAAACGTACTGGTCTTTACAAGAGAGCATTTCTACTGCAAAACAAAAACCTTTTCAAGGGAGTTTTTTAGAAGCCAAAGAGAGTTTAGACTTTGTGTTAAAAAAAAGTATTGGTTCTGAGATGCTTTCTGATGTTCCTTTGGGCGCTTTTCTATCAGGAGGTGTGGATTCGAGTATAGTTGTGTCGTTGATGCAAGCCCAATCTATGCAAAAGATTAAAACGTTTTCCATTGGATTTGAAGAGGAGCGCTTTAATGAAGCGCCTTTTGCTAAAGCCATTGCAGAGCATTTAGGTACAGACCATACAGAGTTGTATGTGTCTAGCAAGGATGCTCTTAATGTAATACCAACCTTAACAACATTATACGATGAACCTTTTGCTGATTCTTCTCAAATCCCTACCTTTTTGGTTGCTCAGTTAGCCAAAACGAAAGTCAGTGTTGCCCTTTCTGGTGATGGAGCGGATGAGCTCTTTGGTGGATACAATCGCTATACCATGACGCATAATCTTTGGAATAAAATCATTAAAATGCCTTTGTTTACTCGTAAAATTGTTGCAAAAGGTTTAGATGTTTTGCCTCTTGAGTTGCTAAATGCTGTTTCCTTGAAATCGTATGCACATTTGGGAGATAAAATGCGTAAGGGAACACAACTTCTTACATGTAAAACGATGGAAGAGCTCTATTTAAAGCTTGTATCGCATGAATTATTTCCTGAGAAGATGCTTCTCAATGTGCAAGAACCAAAAACAGTCTTAAATTCGAAGCAAACACATTTTCATACATTAGGACGTATTGAAACAATGATGGCATACGATGCAATAAGCTATTTGCCTGATGATATTTTAGTTAAGGTGGATCGTGCGGCTATGGCTGTTTCCTTGGAGACGAGGGTACCTTTTTTAAATCACAATGTGGTTGAATTTGCATGGTCTTTACCTTTTGGCATGAAGTTTCATCAAGGGGAGGGAAAATATATTTTAAAAGAGTTACTCTATGACTATGTGCCAAAAAAATTAATCGATAGACCTAAAATGGGTTTTGGTATTCCTTTAGAGCATTGGTTACGTAATGAATTAAAAGAGTGGGCAGAGGAGTTACTTGATGAGCGCCGTTTGAGGGAGGAAGGATTTTTTAATGTTCCTTTAGTTCGAAAACGGTGGCATGAACATCTTACATGTAAGCAAAATTGGGCGTACCATTTGTGGGATATTTTGATGTTTCAAGCATGGTTGGATGCACAGTGA